In Salvelinus sp. IW2-2015 linkage group LG23, ASM291031v2, whole genome shotgun sequence, a genomic segment contains:
- the nlrc3l1 gene encoding NLR family CARD domain-containing protein 3, whose protein sequence is MEHDGGETISDVSFPLGEGVSGRGRSTIXMSDEGEEAFYVPERRPSLDLGDGLRPMDTTHWHDVERAKSPVHSYNSVNSDTQFWPSDELDEETELSATRVQLERTESYSSGYSVDSDDCETRTRKSQDTAPKEEGPAVELPRPELIKNPDEKRHPALTVDFTFKAIRKTLEKLGKDDLRTFKITLWKRYPESFSSPPQGMDMVDLVDRLLEXYDLEVALQLTKALLKDMGLKRLDAYLTDLCKKNEVRYELRDTLLRKYSWMCEGVAQQGEHKAFDSIFNELYITDRGNAGPNIEHEVRKIDKLSTNRKEEKRITCSQIFDPDVIYEKHVSHIVTNGIAGVGKSVAVQKFIMDWAEEREHNHVYFLFPLPFKELNLMLNLKISLLEIVHTLYPETKVLPTFECDEGKVMFICDGLDEYAHSLDFHRTETWCDSTEPAAMHVVVTNLIRGNLLPSSLLWIISRPLTSSRLPPESVHQVLEVRGFTNEQKEEYFRRRFQDPAQADKVIAHLTSCKTLHIMCHLPMFCCVVRDVFQHTFREKGPDAELPKGLTLMYTRLLLVHLHVRGARGSASRTPEEERDFLMNLGKLAFTMLEKNQMVIGKATWKDCGVDVAEAVTKSGLCIEFLIEQFVMYQERIQTFIHPTIQEYLAALYVFLTWRCMGQNVLQQPRNSKFSRMFKDPGLLDMYRSAIERSLQSPDGNLDVFLRFLLGMAQTANQELLQRFLPEMNKCSSASEETAAIIRKKIKENHYPDRNANLQCCLDELGVGAEAPRRSRSNSVKSH, encoded by the exons ATGGAGCATGATGGAGGGGAAACTATATCAGATGTCAGTTTTCCCTTGGGAGAGGGTGTGTCTGGCCGCGGAAGAAGTACAATCTMTATGTctgatgagggagaggaggcttTCTATGTGCCTGAGAGGAGACCCTCCCTGGACCTGGGAGATGGCCTGAGACCCATGGACACTACTCACTG gcATGATGTGGAAAGGGCTAAATCCCCGGTCCACAGCTACAATTCTGTAAACAGTGATACCCAATTCTGGCCATCTGATGAACTGGATGAAGAAACTGAGCTGTCTGCTACTAG AGTCCAGCTGGAAAGAACAGAGTCTTACTCCAGTGGCTACTCCGTGGACAGTGATGACTGTGAGACCAGAACCAGGAA GTCTCAAGACACAGCACCTAAAGAAGAGGGTCCAGCAGTGGAACTTCCAAGACCAGAGCTGATCAAAAACCCAGACGAGAAGAGACACCCTGCTCTGACTGTAGACTTCACCTTCAAG GCCATCAGGAAGACACTGGAGAAACTGGGGAAGGATGATTTGAGGACATTTAAGATCACGCTGTGGAAGCGCTACCCAGAGTCATTCAGCTCTCCTCCCCAGGGCATGGACATGGTGGACCTGGTGGATAGACTGCTGGAGTKTTATGACCTAGAGGTGGCCCTGCAGCTCACCAAGGCCCTGCTGAAGGACATGGGCCTCAAACGCCTGGATGCCTACCTCACGGACCTCTGCAAGAAAA ATGAGGTGCGTTATGAGCTGAGAGACACTCTGTTGAGGAAGTATAGCTGGATGTGTGAGGGCGTTGCCCAGCAGGGAGAGCATAAGGCCTTTGATAGTATCTTTAATGAGCTCTACATAACAGACCGAGGCAATGCTGGGCCCAACATCGAGCACGAGGTCAGAAAGATCGACAAGCTGTCCACCAATCGCAAGGAAGAGAAGCGGATAACCTGTAGCCAGATCTTTGACCCCGATGTGATCTATGAGAAGCATGTGAGCCATATAGTGACCAACGGCATCGCCGGGGTAGGGAAGTCTGTGGCCGTGCAGAAGTTCATCATGGACTGGGCAGAGGAGCGCGAGCACAATCATGTCTACTTCCTGTTCCCACTGCCCTTCAAAGAGCTCAACCTCATGCTGAACCTGAAGATCAGCCTCCTGGAGATCGTCCACACTCTCTACCCCGAGACCAAGGTGCTGCCCACCTTCGAGTGCGACGAAGGCAAGGTCATGTTCATCTGTGACGGGCTGGACGAGTATGCACATTCCCTGGACTTCCACCGCACCGAGACTTGGTGTGACAGCACTGAACCAGCCGCCATGCACGTGGTGGTAACCAACCTGATTAGGGGCAATCTGctcccctcgtctctcctctGGATAATCTCTCGCCCACTCACCTCCAGTCGGCTGCCCCCAGAGTCTGTGCACCAGGTGTTGGAGGTCCGTGGCTTCACCAACGAACAGAAGGAAGAGTACTTCAGGAGGAGGTTTCAGGACCCGGCGCAGGCCGATAAGGTGATTGCCCACCTGACCTCCTGCAAGACCCTCCACATCATGTGCCATCTGCCCATGTTCTGCTGTGTGGTGCGGGATGTTTTCCAGCACACGTTTAGGGAGAAGGGGCCGGATGCAGAGCTGCCCAAGGGGCTGACCCTGATGTACACTCGCCTGCTGCTGGTGCACCTGCATGTGCGTGGTGCCAGGGGCTCAGCCTCCCGCACCCCGGAAGAGGAGAGGGACTTCCTGATGAACCTGGGCAAGCTAGCCTTTACGATGCTGGAGAAaaaccagatggtcattggcaaggCCACCTGGAAGGACTGCGGGGTGGATGTCGCTGAGGCTGTCACCAAGAGTGGCCTGTGCATTGAGTTCCTGATCGAGCAGTTTGTCATGTACCAGGAGAGGATCCAGACCTTCATCCACCCCACCATCCAAGAATACCTGGCTGCCCTCTACGTGTTCCTCACCTGGAGGTGTATGGGGCAGAACGTCCTGCAGCAGCCGCGGAATAGCAAGTTCTCACGCATGTTCAAGGACCCCGGGTTGCTGGACATGTACCGCAGTGCTATAGAGAGAAGCTTACAGAGCCCCGATGGAAACCTGGATGTCTTCCTGCGCTTCCTGTTGGGCATGGCCCAGACGGCCAATCAGGAGCTGCTACAACGCTTCCTACCCGAAATGAACAAATGCTCGTCGGCCTCTGAGGAGACAGCCGCCATTATCAGGAAGAAGATTAAAGAGAACCACTACCCTGACAGGAACGCCAACCTGCAGTGCTGCCTGGACGAGCTTGGTGTTGGTGCTGAAGCTCCCAGACGCAGCCGCTCAAACTCTGTGAAGAGCCACTGA